In one Merismopedia glauca CCAP 1448/3 genomic region, the following are encoded:
- a CDS encoding ATPase domain-containing protein: MLQKREKTGIYGLDELLEGGLIANRAYLIRGGPGCGKTTLGLHFLATGSSQGEPGLFITLSEAAAQIQSHAEALELDLNHITFLDLSPSSEFFTEVQTYDIFSPAEVEREPTTRRIIEQVELLKPKRIFIDAMTQFRYLATDTFQYRKQVLSFIRFLLDGGATVLFTSESSVEAPDDDLQFISDGVIQVVFSSQGRSIAITKFRGSGFQSGDHSLHLSSKGMEVYPRLKPGEHRREFVLEAIPSGIPELDTLMHGGIERGTVTIISGPSGVGKTTVGLQFMKEAAGRGERSVVYTFEEEAEILLSRCESINIPARTMVERGTLSVVKVEPLQYTPDRFARMVREEAEVNNAQIVMIDSVAGYRLSLNGEDLVPHIHALCKYLANMGVTVLLINEVGTVASEFRATDVGITYLADNFVFLRYWERQINGVTEIRKAIGVLKKRLSDFEKNLRELQITRYGIKVGEPMPGLQGILSATPWFTKAEGQ, encoded by the coding sequence ATGCTGCAAAAACGAGAAAAAACGGGTATTTATGGACTTGATGAACTGTTAGAAGGGGGTTTAATTGCCAATCGCGCTTACCTAATTCGGGGTGGTCCAGGATGTGGCAAAACTACTCTAGGCTTGCATTTTTTAGCCACGGGCAGTAGCCAAGGTGAGCCAGGACTGTTTATTACCCTGAGCGAAGCAGCAGCACAAATTCAAAGTCATGCTGAAGCGCTCGAATTAGATCTGAACCACATCACCTTTTTAGATCTCAGTCCCAGTTCCGAGTTTTTCACAGAAGTCCAAACTTATGACATCTTTTCTCCAGCCGAAGTGGAGCGAGAACCGACTACTCGTCGGATTATTGAGCAAGTTGAACTCCTAAAACCCAAACGCATCTTTATCGACGCGATGACGCAGTTTAGGTATCTGGCGACAGATACATTTCAGTATCGCAAACAGGTACTGTCGTTTATTCGGTTTTTGCTCGATGGGGGAGCTACAGTCTTATTTACCTCAGAAAGTAGTGTTGAGGCTCCTGATGATGACCTGCAATTCATCAGCGATGGGGTGATTCAAGTCGTCTTTTCCTCACAGGGACGCTCGATCGCCATTACTAAATTTCGCGGATCTGGTTTTCAAAGTGGCGATCATTCCTTGCATCTGTCTAGCAAAGGTATGGAAGTCTATCCCCGTCTCAAACCAGGAGAGCATCGCCGTGAGTTTGTGCTGGAGGCGATTCCTTCGGGAATTCCTGAATTGGACACCCTCATGCACGGCGGCATCGAACGCGGCACTGTGACGATTATTAGCGGTCCGAGTGGAGTCGGCAAAACCACTGTGGGGCTGCAATTTATGAAAGAAGCAGCAGGACGGGGCGAGCGATCGGTAGTCTACACTTTTGAGGAAGAAGCAGAAATTCTGCTATCCCGTTGTGAATCGATTAACATTCCCGCCCGAACGATGGTGGAGCGGGGTACGCTGTCGGTGGTTAAAGTTGAACCCCTGCAATATACCCCCGATCGGTTTGCCCGCATGGTTCGTGAAGAAGCCGAAGTCAACAACGCTCAGATTGTGATGATTGATAGTGTCGCTGGCTATCGGCTCTCTCTTAACGGTGAAGATCTGGTGCCCCATATCCATGCTCTGTGTAAGTATCTCGCTAATATGGGCGTGACGGTGTTGCTGATTAATGAAGTGGGAACGGTGGCTAGCGAGTTTCGAGCCACCGATGTGGGAATTACCTATCTGGCAGATAACTTTGTATTTTTAAGGTATTGGGAACGCCAGATTAACGGGGTGACTGAAATCCGCAAAGCAATTGGGGTGTTGAAAAAGCGGCTATCAGATTTTGAAAAAAACTTACGAGAGCTACAAATTACCCGCTATGGCATTAAAGTTGGAGAACCGATGCCGGGACTGCAAGGCATTCTCAGTGCCACTCCCTGGTTTACAAAAGCCGAGGGGCAGTAA
- a CDS encoding response regulator, which translates to MEANQSSHQIESPLLLAVDRNPRNLELLKQFLDRSGFQTITAHSLEGLAQTLAETSQIQLALIDISGFDRQIWTYCEQLRSQQIPFLILLPKQSTAIQEEGLSHGAQGMLVKPLVTRELLALIRSFLEVQV; encoded by the coding sequence ATGGAAGCGAACCAATCCTCTCACCAAATTGAATCACCTTTGCTTTTGGCAGTAGACCGCAACCCGCGAAACCTAGAGTTGCTGAAGCAATTTCTCGATCGCTCTGGGTTTCAAACTATTACTGCCCATTCATTAGAAGGTTTGGCTCAAACTCTGGCGGAAACCTCCCAAATTCAACTGGCATTGATTGATATTTCGGGTTTCGATCGCCAGATCTGGACATACTGCGAACAATTGCGATCGCAACAGATTCCTTTTCTGATTCTGTTACCTAAACAAAGTACGGCAATTCAGGAAGAAGGCTTGTCTCACGGCGCTCAGGGGATGTTGGTGAAACCGCTCGTGACTAGAGAACTGTTGGCACTGATTCGGAGTTTCTTGGAGGTGCAGGTTTGA
- a CDS encoding ATP-dependent 6-phosphofructokinase, translated as MKKPTKLGILTSGGDCPGLNAVIRAVVSHATLTYDWQVFGIPYATQGLMERQVIPLHMHSFDLRGIDPLLSMGGTILGTINKGNTLACIDEMIASYQALELDALIGIGGDGSIAILSQLALHGNWQFIAIPKTIDNDVALTERAIGFDTAVNTITNALNWLTFTAASHDRVMVVEVMGREAGHLALHSGIAGGADVILIPEISYSIKEVCRHLAELRDRWQRRFAIIVVAEGIHPTHDANSRSNQKLSCSKGQYIADCIAECSAYPVDTRVSVLGHIQRGGIPSALDRLTAAAFGKTAVDLIAKGQSHQMVAWQNGQVVAVPIEQVRELSPLAVAPHSDLVQTARALGIYVGQ; from the coding sequence ATGAAAAAACCGACCAAACTGGGCATTTTGACTAGCGGCGGCGACTGCCCTGGACTCAATGCCGTGATTCGAGCCGTAGTGAGCCATGCTACCCTCACCTACGATTGGCAAGTATTCGGAATTCCTTATGCCACTCAAGGGTTAATGGAACGTCAGGTGATTCCGCTCCATATGCATAGTTTCGATTTGCGCGGCATCGATCCACTTTTGAGTATGGGTGGAACCATTTTGGGAACGATCAATAAAGGGAATACCCTGGCTTGCATCGACGAAATGATTGCCAGTTATCAAGCATTGGAACTGGATGCCCTGATTGGTATTGGAGGCGATGGCAGTATCGCTATTTTGAGTCAACTGGCGTTGCATGGTAACTGGCAGTTCATTGCCATTCCTAAAACCATCGATAATGATGTGGCACTGACAGAAAGAGCGATCGGTTTCGATACGGCAGTTAACACCATCACAAATGCCCTCAATTGGCTGACCTTTACCGCAGCAAGTCACGATCGCGTCATGGTGGTAGAAGTTATGGGGCGCGAGGCTGGACATTTGGCGCTTCATTCAGGTATTGCTGGTGGAGCCGATGTAATTTTAATTCCCGAAATCTCTTACTCAATTAAAGAAGTGTGTCGCCATCTAGCCGAACTGCGCGATCGCTGGCAACGGAGATTTGCAATCATCGTTGTGGCAGAAGGAATTCATCCCACCCATGATGCAAACTCCCGATCCAATCAAAAACTATCCTGTAGCAAAGGGCAGTATATTGCCGATTGTATCGCCGAATGCAGTGCCTATCCGGTAGATACACGGGTTTCCGTTTTAGGGCATATCCAGCGAGGTGGCATTCCTTCTGCCCTCGATCGCCTAACCGCAGCAGCCTTTGGCAAAACAGCAGTCGATCTGATTGCCAAGGGTCAATCCCATCAGATGGTGGCTTGGCAGAATGGACAGGTAGTTGCGGTTCCGATTGAACAGGTTCGAGAACTCAGTCCACTCGCGGTTGCCCCTCACAGTGATTTAGTGCAAACGGCACGCGCGCTGGGCATTTATGTGGGTCAGTAG